TGACGGTATCCGGCGCCGTCCAAAGGCACAAGAGTAGAGAGGTCTACTGACTTGGAAAATCGAGGCGATGCATCCGTCACCGCGATTTTATGCCAGCAGACTGGCGCAGCTTTGCGGGAGAGCAAGGAGATGGGTACCTTCTCAGGCAGTTCACCCTATTGTCCAGATGATGTCTAAGGGCCGAAAGTTGGAGACAGAGGGCCAAAGGACAGCTGCGTGCCCGCCTCTGGATCACTCACAGCCGCCACACTCCCCTATCCTACACTGTCGCCATGTCCATTGCCGTCCGTGTGCTGTTGTTCGCTCACCTGCGCCGTCAGGCAGAGCAGCCGGAATTTGATGTCCAACTGTCTGAAGGGGCCAGCGTACGTGACTTGGCCGCGCAGCTGAGTGAAAAAGGGCTGGACCTGACCGGCTGCATGGCTGCTGTAAACGAGACTTATGCCACCCCTGATACGGCACTGTCAGACGGAGACGAGGTGGCCTTCCTTCCGCCCGTCGCCGGGGGTAGTGGGGGCTCAGAAGGACTGATGCAGGCTCGGGTGACCGCTGAACCGCTCAGCCTGAGCGATGCGGAGAGGTTCGTGGTCCGGCCCCAGTTTGGCGCGCAGAGTTATTTCGTGGGCACGGTCCGTTCGCCCAATCGGGGGCAAACAGTCACCCTGATTGAGTACGAAGCCTACGCCAGCATGGCCGAAAAAGTGCTGCGGGACGCCGCCGCTCAGGCGCAGACGCGCTTTGCTGGCGAGGGTGAGGAACTGGCTGTGTATCTGGCCCACCGCACCGGACGGCTGCAACCCGCTGAGGCCAGCATCTTGATCGGCGTGGGCAGCCCGCATCGCCGCGCCGCACTGGAAGCCTGCGACTGGCTGATAGAACACGTCAAGGCTGTGATTCCAGTCTGGAAGCTGGAAGAACTGGAAGATGGTCAGCGCTGGGTAGAGGGTGTGCGCCCTGCGGAGGTGTTATGAGACGGAGACACGGTTTGGCGCGGTGCGTGGCGCTGCTGACAGTGGTTTGGTTGCCGGTGGCTGGAGCCATGTCCTCGGTGGTGCAGGGCACGGATCGGAACCCGCACCCTGCACTGGCCTGGTGTGACAGTCCTGCCGGGTTGTTGGCACTGACAGACGCTGAGGGTCAAACGCCAGCCCGGTTGCTGCGCTGGTCCAAGCAGGCAGGCCGCCTTGGCGCGGTACAGCTTCAGCCCATCACGCTGGGACAGGCGGAGGGTGCAGCGGGACATGTTTACCGTCCCTTCAGTTGGACTACGGCTGGTAGCCCACAGCAGGGTGTGGTGGCGCTCAGTAACATCGAAAATGCTGCTGACCCGGCTTACCGCATGTCGCGGGTCGGTTCCTTTACCCTGGCCGGCCAGCGCTATGAGTGCCGCTATGTTCCGCAGGCTGAGTTCATGGGCGTGACAGCCCGGCGTACCGTGATCATCTGGCACGCTGGCGAGCGGGTCACTTATGCCACGCGGAACCACGGTGGGCAGCCGGGAGTGTATGTGACCGGGGGGCGGGTGAGCCGTGAGGGTGAAGGCCGCAGCTATAGCTTTAGGGCAGCTGGCTACACCTACCGCGTGGAACTTGCAGAGTCTGGGCGTGCTGAGGTGCAGGTGTGGCAGGGAGAGCGGCAAGTGCAGTCCGAGCCGTTCCTGACCTATTCGCTGGCGGCTGATTTGCCTTCACGCTAAGGAGAGGTGCTGGGCCTGTTTCGCCCCCGCCGGCAGCGCTCTGAGCAGTACACCACTTCATCCCACTGCTGCGCCCAGCGCCGCCGCCAAGCAAAAGGGCGCCCGCACACTGGGCAGATTTTCTCGCGGCGCTGCGCAGGAAGCTGCGCGGCACGGCCATTGACGTGCTTTTTGGGCATGACACCAGCATAGTCAGGACCGCCCCGCTCCGCCCCAATCTCTCAGAGTCGCAGGGTGACGGGAGCAAGCAGCGCGCGGTGTCAGGACGCTCCTGCTCTACCCTGGGCTTGAGCCGCGGTCCATCTGGACAAGGAACGCCGCCCGTCCTCAGCGGTCCAGTTGCGGCCCTCCCGTCCGGCCTACTCGGTCAGGCGGTTCCGGCAGCCCGCCAAATCGGGGCATAATCGGAAAGCACAGCTTTTTTGCTCTTCTTTTTCTGGCT
This sequence is a window from Deinococcus radiophilus. Protein-coding genes within it:
- the moaD gene encoding molybdopterin converting factor subunit 1, producing MAVRVLLFAHLRRQAEQPEFDVQLSEGASVRDLAAQLSEKGLDLTGCMAAVNETYATPDTALSDGDEVAFLPPVAGGSGGSEGLMQARVTAEPLSLSDAERFVVRPQFGAQSYFVGTVRSPNRGQTVTLIEYEAYASMAEKVLRDAAAQAQTRFAGEGEELAVYLAHRTGRLQPAEASILIGVGSPHRRAALEACDWLIEHVKAVIPVWKLEELEDGQRWVEGVRPAEVL
- a CDS encoding DUF2256 domain-containing protein gives rise to the protein MPKKHVNGRAAQLPAQRREKICPVCGRPFAWRRRWAQQWDEVVYCSERCRRGRNRPSTSP